In Amycolatopsis coloradensis, one genomic interval encodes:
- a CDS encoding ESX secretion-associated protein EspG — protein sequence MAERADFALGTVEATVVGRALGVDARLFPLRVQNTSIDPERYAAIVRKVYTDLERRRLSIDGELNQAVRTAFALLGNHRITVSINGIDGIGQDIAVLALTDGRQALGITQAHGEDLLQFALFSDEELVEVLSGVLPRMRPASTGRRTIVQKEERAVSAMAARRQAEAEFDEEETDAFGNLQFTGVVRARPEAPAPRSDESDVEVLEKVLSGTRLGGGYIIVSGIGRRGERLRSTPLSWLDTEDGRYLVWTETDEASGAVIGHYDPASQSGVANAIRDAIADIY from the coding sequence ATGGCCGAGCGAGCCGATTTCGCGCTGGGGACGGTCGAGGCGACAGTTGTCGGGCGAGCGCTTGGCGTCGATGCCCGCTTGTTTCCCTTACGCGTCCAGAACACTTCGATCGACCCGGAGCGGTACGCCGCGATCGTCCGGAAGGTCTACACCGATCTCGAACGGCGCCGCCTGTCGATCGACGGCGAGCTGAACCAGGCCGTCCGCACCGCGTTCGCGCTGCTCGGGAACCACCGGATCACCGTTTCGATCAACGGTATCGACGGTATCGGCCAGGACATCGCCGTCCTCGCGCTCACCGATGGCAGGCAGGCGCTCGGCATCACGCAGGCCCACGGCGAAGACCTCCTGCAGTTCGCGCTCTTCTCCGACGAAGAGCTGGTCGAGGTCCTCTCCGGGGTGCTGCCGCGGATGCGCCCCGCGTCGACGGGCCGCCGCACGATCGTGCAGAAGGAGGAGCGCGCCGTCTCCGCGATGGCCGCGCGCCGCCAGGCCGAAGCCGAGTTCGACGAGGAGGAGACCGACGCGTTCGGCAACCTCCAGTTCACCGGCGTCGTCCGCGCCCGGCCGGAGGCCCCGGCGCCGCGCAGCGACGAGAGCGACGTCGAGGTCTTGGAGAAGGTGCTGTCCGGGACCCGCCTCGGCGGCGGGTACATCATCGTGAGCGGTATCGGCCGCCGCGGCGAACGGCTCCGGTCGACACCGTTGAGCTGGCTCGACACCGAAGACGGCCGGTACCTGGTCTGGACCGAGACCGACGAAGCCTCCGGCGCCGTGATCGGTCACTACGACCCGGCCAGTCAGTCGGGCGTGGCGAACGCGATCCGGGACGCCATCGCGGACATCTACTGA